In the Danio rerio strain Tuebingen ecotype United States chromosome 8, GRCz12tu, whole genome shotgun sequence genome, one interval contains:
- the stambpb gene encoding STAM binding protein b, whose product MMLDHADVSLSPEERVRALTKKGGAVEMNESVPLRRYFRSGMEMIRMAHVYAEEGNTEHAFVLYNKYITLFIEKLPKHPEYKLSNIPEKKEILRKLKDTAFPQAEQLKKLLLRRYEREHADYISKKRVEAEAVERELSRQRELDAERRRVAELQRRQQEQEQFSIFEEMIQQQERHRHPHTHHTPAAPQTDTPLIPGIQGPPVPFPESPTPPQSPQQPSANHSTPSAPAPPTFDRSLKPSHLTTLIDGLRQIAVPAELCGKFLRLANNNTIRAVETCGILCGTLNRNAFTVTHVVVPKQCGGPDYCDTENEEELFLVQDQYNLITLGWIHTHPTQTAFLSSVDLHTHCSYQMMLPESIAIVCSPKFNQTGYFRLTDYGMEEISTCAQKGFHPHPKDPPLFTGGSHIIITEDTVSMLDLR is encoded by the exons ATGATGCTGGATCACGCGGACGTGAGTTTGAGCCCAGAGGAGCGGGTTCGAGCCCTCACCAAGAAGGGTGGCGCGGTGGAGATGAATGAAAGCGTGCCACTGCGCAGGTATTTCCGCTCGGGCATGGAGATGATCCGCATGGCACATGTTTACGCTGAGGAGGGAAACACAGAACACGCCTTCGTCctctacaacaaatacatcac GCTTTTCATTGAGAAACTCCCCAAACATCCAGAATATAAGCTGTCTAATATTCCTGAGAAGAAGGAGATACTGAGG AAGCTGAAGGACACGGCTTTCCCTCAAGCAGAGCAGCTGAAGAAGCTCCTGCTCAGGAGATATGAGAGAGAGCATGCAGACTACATCAGCAAGAAG cgtgTGGAGGCTGAGGCTGTGGAGCGCGAGCTGTCCCGTCAGCGTGAGCTGGATGCGGAGCGTCGACGTGTGGCAGAGCTGCAGAGGAGACAGCAGGAGCAGGAGCAGTTCAGCATCTTCGAGGAGATGATCCAGCAGCAGGAGCGCCATCGCCATCCGCACACACACCACACTCCAGCAGCTCCGCAGACCGACACACCGCTCATCCCGGGCATCCAGGGTCCGCCCGTGCCATTCCCAGAATCCCCAACTCCACCTCAGAGCCCGCAGCAGccctcagccaatcacagcactCCATCAGCACCGGCTCCGCCCACTTTCGACCGTTCGCTCAAACCCAGTCACCTCA CTACACTGATCGATGGTTTACGGCAGATCGCTGTTCCCGCGGAGCTGTGTGGCAAATTTCTGCGGCTGGCCAATAACAACACTATTAGGGCAGTGGAGACCTGCGGGATCCTCTGTGGGACACTG aacaGGAACGCCTTCACTGTGACACACGTGGTGGTCCCGAAGCAGTGTGGAGGTCCAGATTACTGTGACACAGAGAACGAAGAGGAGCTGTTTCTGGTGCAGGACCAGTACAACCTCATCACTCTGGGCTGGATACAC ACTCACCCGACACAGACGGCGTTTCTGTCCAGCGTGGATCTGCACACACACTGCTCCTATCAGATGATGCTGCCCGAGTCCATCGCCATCGTCTGCTCGCCCAAATTCAACCA GACGGGTTACTTCAGACTGACAGACTACGGTATGGAGGAGATCTCCACCTGCGCTCAGAAAGGCTTTCACCCTCATCCCAAAGACCCTCCTCTGTTCACG
- the stambpb gene encoding STAM binding protein b isoform X1 has protein sequence MMLDHADVSLSPEERVRALTKKGGAVEMNESVPLRRYFRSGMEMIRMAHVYAEEGNTEHAFVLYNKYITLFIEKLPKHPEYKLSNIPEKKEILRKLKDTAFPQAEQLKKLLLRRYEREHADYISKKRVEAEAVERELSRQRELDAERRRVAELQRRQQEQEQFSIFEEMIQQQERHRHPHTHHTPAAPQTDTPLIPGIQGPPVPFPESPTPPQSPQQPSANHSTPSAPAPPTFDRSLKPSHLSKTTLIDGLRQIAVPAELCGKFLRLANNNTIRAVETCGILCGTLNRNAFTVTHVVVPKQCGGPDYCDTENEEELFLVQDQYNLITLGWIHTHPTQTAFLSSVDLHTHCSYQMMLPESIAIVCSPKFNQTGYFRLTDYGMEEISTCAQKGFHPHPKDPPLFTGGSHIIITEDTVSMLDLR, from the exons ATGATGCTGGATCACGCGGACGTGAGTTTGAGCCCAGAGGAGCGGGTTCGAGCCCTCACCAAGAAGGGTGGCGCGGTGGAGATGAATGAAAGCGTGCCACTGCGCAGGTATTTCCGCTCGGGCATGGAGATGATCCGCATGGCACATGTTTACGCTGAGGAGGGAAACACAGAACACGCCTTCGTCctctacaacaaatacatcac GCTTTTCATTGAGAAACTCCCCAAACATCCAGAATATAAGCTGTCTAATATTCCTGAGAAGAAGGAGATACTGAGG AAGCTGAAGGACACGGCTTTCCCTCAAGCAGAGCAGCTGAAGAAGCTCCTGCTCAGGAGATATGAGAGAGAGCATGCAGACTACATCAGCAAGAAG cgtgTGGAGGCTGAGGCTGTGGAGCGCGAGCTGTCCCGTCAGCGTGAGCTGGATGCGGAGCGTCGACGTGTGGCAGAGCTGCAGAGGAGACAGCAGGAGCAGGAGCAGTTCAGCATCTTCGAGGAGATGATCCAGCAGCAGGAGCGCCATCGCCATCCGCACACACACCACACTCCAGCAGCTCCGCAGACCGACACACCGCTCATCCCGGGCATCCAGGGTCCGCCCGTGCCATTCCCAGAATCCCCAACTCCACCTCAGAGCCCGCAGCAGccctcagccaatcacagcactCCATCAGCACCGGCTCCGCCCACTTTCGACCGTTCGCTCAAACCCAGTCACCTCAGTAAGA CTACACTGATCGATGGTTTACGGCAGATCGCTGTTCCCGCGGAGCTGTGTGGCAAATTTCTGCGGCTGGCCAATAACAACACTATTAGGGCAGTGGAGACCTGCGGGATCCTCTGTGGGACACTG aacaGGAACGCCTTCACTGTGACACACGTGGTGGTCCCGAAGCAGTGTGGAGGTCCAGATTACTGTGACACAGAGAACGAAGAGGAGCTGTTTCTGGTGCAGGACCAGTACAACCTCATCACTCTGGGCTGGATACAC ACTCACCCGACACAGACGGCGTTTCTGTCCAGCGTGGATCTGCACACACACTGCTCCTATCAGATGATGCTGCCCGAGTCCATCGCCATCGTCTGCTCGCCCAAATTCAACCA GACGGGTTACTTCAGACTGACAGACTACGGTATGGAGGAGATCTCCACCTGCGCTCAGAAAGGCTTTCACCCTCATCCCAAAGACCCTCCTCTGTTCACG